The following coding sequences lie in one Echinicola jeungdonensis genomic window:
- a CDS encoding cytochrome P450: MRDEALTLLLTAFDTTSLALTWTWYLLSQNPLAEEELHEEVDQVLQGRQPTLDDYPKLKFTKMVFTEAMRLYPPIYVIVREARSNLTIGDYFIPKGTIVLMSPYLIHHDSRFHKDPMKFNPQSWHLPLIDKNQNMSIFHSVKVHVHVLVSICLVRGVMVIASISQFWRLKLVPDQVVEMAQLLNLRPKNGILMQLEKRK, encoded by the coding sequence ATCCGGGATGAAGCCCTTACTCTATTACTCACCGCATTTGACACTACTTCCCTTGCTCTTACCTGGACCTGGTACCTCCTTTCGCAAAATCCACTAGCTGAGGAAGAATTACATGAAGAAGTCGACCAAGTATTACAAGGTCGGCAACCTACTTTGGATGATTATCCAAAGTTGAAATTTACCAAAATGGTTTTCACAGAAGCAATGCGGTTATACCCCCCTATTTATGTTATCGTCCGAGAAGCCCGTTCAAATTTAACAATCGGCGATTATTTCATTCCTAAGGGAACCATTGTCTTGATGAGCCCTTACCTGATACATCACGATTCAAGGTTTCATAAAGACCCCATGAAGTTCAATCCTCAATCTTGGCACCTTCCACTAATCGACAAAAATCAAAATATGAGTATTTTCCATTCAGTGAAGGTCCACGTTCATGTATTGGTCAGCATATGCCTGGTTAGAGGGGTTATGGTTATCGCTTCAATCTCTCAATTTTGGCGGCTAAAATTGGTGCCGGATCAAGTGGTGGAAATGGCCCAATTATTAAACCTCAGACCCAAAAATGGGATACTGATGCAACTAGAAAAAAGAAAGTAA
- a CDS encoding peroxiredoxin family protein: MGTRPDRINGLQGNGTSDFTLVDLEGNTISSEDFKGGYLVIHIATTWCPFCNAEAPYLEELAQNYRNKNVKVLIIDVKEPASLVKRKTARPFQFSFPVILDEDGTVAASFAPEDVLPDLARDEVMLASNILVDLEGNIQYMSLLDSKNFDAKLLGLKAKLDELLSEN; this comes from the coding sequence ATGGGCACAAGGCCAGACCGAATCAATGGACTCCAAGGGAATGGAACTTCGGATTTCACATTAGTGGATCTGGAAGGCAATACTATTTCCTCTGAAGATTTCAAAGGCGGCTATTTGGTCATCCATATTGCTACTACCTGGTGTCCGTTTTGCAATGCCGAAGCTCCCTATCTTGAAGAGCTAGCCCAGAATTACAGAAATAAAAATGTCAAAGTCCTCATTATCGATGTGAAAGAACCTGCTTCCCTGGTAAAAAGAAAAACTGCAAGACCGTTTCAATTTAGCTTCCCGGTAATATTGGATGAAGATGGGACTGTGGCGGCAAGTTTTGCCCCTGAGGACGTATTGCCCGACTTGGCCCGGGATGAAGTAATGCTTGCCTCCAATATATTAGTTGATCTGGAGGGAAATATCCAATATATGTCCTTGCTGGATTCTAAGAATTTTGACGCAAAACTTTTGGGGCTTAAAGCTAAACTTGATGAGCTATTGTCTGAAAATTAG